The Nitrosospira multiformis ATCC 25196 region CTCGCAGCCGCCACATCATCGAGGCCCGCTGGCTGCGGGAAAAAGACACTGCGACGCTGCATGAGCTCGCCGATGAGTTGGGAGTATCCGCCGAGCGTGTCCGCCAGATCGAAGCCAAGGCCATGCAGAAGCTGCGTGCGGTCATGGCGCCTGCCGCCTGATACCCCGGCGGAGTCTCTGTTCTCGAATCCAGATTGCGCAGCCCTAGTCCCCAAGGGGAGCTCAGTTCTGGTTGTTGCTTTCCGCCCACTGCTCCGGCGTCATGGTTTTCATGGACAGTGCGTGAATCTCCTGTTTCATCCTGTCGCCGAGTGCCCGGTAAACCAGCTGGTGCTGCTGCACCATATTTTTCCCCCGGAATTCCGGGCTGACGATGAGGGCACTGAAATGGTAGCCGTCATCCCCTTCCACATGCACCAGTTCACAAGACATGGATGTCTCGATATGTGTTTTTATGCTGTCCGCTGTAACCATCTATAGTTTCCCTTACTTTCCTGTAGTTTCCCTTGCTGGCACTTGCCATAAAAAACGAGAATGGGCATGAATGTATCCCGTTCCACCCCTAAAAACCATAGTCAGTGCCTGATCTTGTAGCCTCTTTTGAGCATTTGCAGCGTCAGCCATGATACCGCTATAAAGCACGTGGCTACAATGCCGAGACTGAAATAGGGTGAGATATCGGATGCGTGGAAAAACCCGTAGCGGAAACCATCGATCATGTAGAAAAACGGATTCAGGTGCGACAGGCCTTGCCAGAAGGGTGGCAATGAGGGAATTGTGTAGAAGACGCCGGATAAAAACGTCAGCGGCAGAATGACAAAATTCTGGAACGCGGCGAGCTGATCGAATTTTTCCGCCCAGATACCGGCAATGACGCCCATAGCTCCCAGCAATGCGCTGCCGATCAACGCAAACATCAGCA contains the following coding sequences:
- a CDS encoding BolA family protein produces the protein MVTADSIKTHIETSMSCELVHVEGDDGYHFSALIVSPEFRGKNMVQQHQLVYRALGDRMKQEIHALSMKTMTPEQWAESNNQN